The genomic region taccgctcatcgtaaggcatggcaggaccagagaccccgtgataccgaatcttcagaggttcaagcttctgcaaaaaacaagtaatgacaaatcttagggcatgtaaatttcaactaaaggcaaatttgcaaaaGATTTAGAGTACTCAGTATTACCttatccttctcgcgcatcatgtaggaccggtgttgcacgtcgtagacatcgtccagaagccaaaccatccttacaatttcaaacaataaacatacatgagttcatctcaaatatcggaaaacactcaacatttcatatgtgttcatctaaacatctcatatgtattcatctacaagaatctcaacatctccttctcacacaatgaataaatAATTGTAAATTCTCATATATATCTCGTATGACATATGTGTTCAAATAAATCAACATCTCgtatttcaaataaactcaacatctaatatatatctaaaaaaactcaacatctcacatatatctacaaaactcaacatctcataattatctacaaaactaggcatctcatatatatctaaaaaaataaacaatctaggtttcactaacaagaatcatataCTACCGGATATGACTACACATCCTCCATCACAACACACAATCTTGGACAAACAAAGATCCAAACCAAGCAAAACTAAGTTTCCACCTAATCTTGGGCAAATCCCTAAAATTGCAACGATTTtacggaggaaaagaaagggaatGAAAGAGTTTACGTACTAGGAAGAATTGGAGATCGAATCCAGGCCTCAAAACTTCAGATCTGAGAGGGGGTGTGGGGGGATCCGAAGGGGGCGCCGCCGCCGGTCTCTGTACAGAAGAGAGCAACTTCTCAGAGGTGGAAGAACTGCCTGGGAGGGGCTGGCCCGATGCGGCCTAAGTCAACGTGCAGCGCCTAAGACACGGGCGCTGCAATATACACAGTGCGGCGCCTAAGccttaggcgctgcactgctgtctgtggggccgcaactggaccagggctgccacgctggcaggaggtgCAACGCCTAAGGCAGAGGCGCTGCATAGTAGTGTGCGGTgcccagctgtcgggcgccacactaaagggtcagcagagtgaattttttttgaaagcaggtCAGTTTGTGAATTGATTTAggcctcaggtcaaatatgtgaaatttgcccctctcctcctccttgttGGACAGTGGCGCGACTAGCTAGTGATGACTCCTCTCTAACCGCCAACAAGTGCGCCGAAGACTACTAACGACGCTTTGGAGACTCCAAGGGGAGCTCGGCGAGAAAATGGTGAAATCCGGCGCCATCTCTCCGCAACTAAGCTATCTATCTAATTTTATTTTGGCTAAAATGTTTGCTATTACTATGTTGAAGTTTTATCTAAGATAATGTTGATCAAGTTGCATGAACTGTATGGATTTAAGAGGCGAAATATGAGATGGACAGTTGTGGAAGCAGAGACATGAGGGATGGCCGGTCACTGTCCGTAGTCAGGGTCAAATTTGATTAGTCAGGCTGTAGATGCTTTTAGAACATTGATTAAACGCCAACTATCTTCTGATAAAAATGGTTTATTGTAGGATTTATCTAATTTTATTCTGGTCATCTGACCTGATAGTCACGCTCTGATGAAGCTCTCCTCTAAGGCCCGGCAAAAGCTTATCGCCAATCATCTTTGGCAACCAGCTACCCATCGTCGCTTTGATTATGCAAAAATGATTTCATTTCtaatgacaaaaatgcttctcTTCTACAGATTATTTTCGATGTACGCACTCGTTTTCTATGTGGTCTACGCTACAACAAGTGGAGTACCAACCGCTGTTCAAAGCGGTCTGTACgaggttggagcaggtggctacagAGGTATTTTTTCAACATGGTGGCGGCATAACCTCCGGATTGATCCACCAACagtttcgacataggcatagtgtcagTCTATAAGACTACTGTTGCCGTTTTGCCGgtttagtttcattttttttacCAGACTTTTCGGGATTGGCTGTGTGCAACTTAGTTATGCAGAGGGCGAGTGTCACTCATAATGATTtatatccgcttgatgctacatttcagataataaaagcgccctttataGGAAAAGCTACCCATCGTCGAGGTCGCCAAATCATGTTAAAGCAGAAGAAACCTCTGAGAGCCCCATATTGCTCAAAACAGAAGTGCTCTGTTTACTCATTACAGAGGATGATGCCACCAGCCCCTGGTTAAGTAGTGCTGGAATACTAGATTCTTGAATGGCACATTCAGTTGGCTCTGACGCTATAGTGTAGTCTGCAATCTCACTTTGTGCTGCATCAACAGATTTGAGCAGCAAAACCTTTGGCCTGTTCGGATGCTCCCTAGCAGCCTTCTCCCATGTTCTTCTTGTTGTTGGAGTGACTCTAGGGTCAAGAGTGACCTCTTTGAGATGTTTGAGATATTCTATTTTGAGGTCAGAAAGGCCATGCAGATCTTTACAGAGCAGCTGGAGTGTGACAAGGAATGGCAGAGCCCCTTCTTCTATTGTAGGGAAAGTTGGACATTGCAGCTCCAAAGAAAGGCGTAGAAGCCTGCAGAACGCCTGGTCTCTTACGATGAACTTGTCAAGGTCATGAGCAACCAGTTTCAAGTACTGGAGGTAGCTCAAATTACTCAAAGCTTCAAGAACACCTGTCGTCAATTTGGTAGACGAAAGGCATAACTCCTTGAGGCCCCGAAGTGAAACAACAAACTGAGGCAGTGCAGCCAAGTCACCGTGCAATTTCAGTGAGCTGAGGTAGCAGGGTCCTTTTAAGGAATTCAGGAGCTCTTCACAGCATTTGCTGAAATGAAGCGATAAAGAGCGAGAACCAATATTTGCTTGCTTTTCATCCTCAATGAACTGCTGAATGGCCTCCTTAAGATCGGTTCGGTCAGCGCAGCCTGCAGGCGACTCACACAAAATCTTCAGCTTACTCAgtttattcatataacccataagATGCAGGAACCCTCCACTTCTGTCGGTAATAAATCCTGCTAGTGTTTCCAAGTTACTTTTTCCTTTGGAGAGAAACTCATGTACTTCACTTTTTGGCTTGACTATATCTGGAAGCTTAAACTTCCCAAATAAGTGAATTAAAGACGGCAACTGGAAGACTTCTACATGCAGTATATGTACCTTTGTTCTCCTTACATCAAGTGATACCAAATGTTTCAGTTTAACAATATCTCTTGGAATTGTGGTAACACCAGCCCCAAGGCTCAGATATTTTAGAAGCAGCAGGTTGCATATGTCTTTGACATGATCATCCTTCAACTCCTCACATTTTTCAAGATCCAATACTCGCAGAAGATGGTACTTGCTGAGGTCCAATACAGTTTGACTTGCCTTCCCGAAGATTGCTAGAGACCGGACAAGTGATAAATCAACATTGCTGAAACTGTCAGCATCTGTAGCAGAGCTCTCATGGAGAGAAAGCCGACGAACGTATTTGGGCTCTATCTTGTCATTGCAAAACAAAGTAACGAAGTTCTGAGAGACGGACATGTGCAAAATGAACTCACGCATCATGCCATATGTTTGACAAGTCTTCACATTATCATTGTTGCTCAAGTTGATTGGCTCAATGATGTTTCGGTCCATGAGGGCATTGAAAGCAGCTATGGGATCAGGGGAGCTCGGCGAAGGTTGCGGTTCCACAAATCCCTCAGCAAGCCATCGTCTCAAAAGACTTTTCTTCCTGATGGGACGATTACTTGGGAACATACCAAAATATAGCAAGCAGGCTTTGAGAGCATGGCTAGGCAGAGTGGTGTAGTTATGAATCAGCACACGTCGCATTTTTTCGAAGCTCTTGTCATTCTCCAGGTGATAACCTATCTGGGTGCAGACGTCTTCACAGCTAGGTCCTGTTGGCCAACCCTTTGCTTGCAAGAATTCACCTATTGTCACCAGCGCAAGTGGCTGGCCATCACATTTCTTCAAAACTTCTGCTGGATCAGGCTGCTTGTAACATGAATATTTGTCCGGACAAGCTTTCTTGGTGAACAACTGTTTTGAGCATATTTTATCAAGTCTGCTCATTTTGTGAACATAGCCATTACTAGAACTGCAGGCATTAGCTACTGACTGAATAGTAGTCGTCACCAGTATTCTGCTGCTAATATCCTTATCTGCTGGCAAGGCAGATTTGATGGTTTTCCATTGATCTTCTGTTCGAATGTCATCGATCACAATGAAATACCTGAAAGACAGATCATGAAGAAAAATAAGTAATACAGAAGCAAAAAATACAACCTTCCATTTATACCGCTCATTGGTAGGATTTGTCTCCATCCATTGTTTTTTGGGGTTTGGACCAACAAATTGAGAACTCTTTTATCATTTATACCATCACAAATTGGGCTGCTGATCATTAAAATTTGGATCACATTTCGTTTAGTTTTCCCTCAAGCTAAATAGCAGGAAAATACCATACTGGCGGTGCATCTGTGGGCAGATAAAACAGAGAGATGTTTCTTGAAATTATAGGTGCAAAGGCGAAATGAATCAGGCAAAGCCGGAAGTCGATTACCTCTTCTTCACCAACTGTTGTTTGAGTTCTGCGCAGAGTTGGCCGACATCGGAGGTCTCCAGTACACTTTTCCCCTGGCAAGAAGGGGCGTCGGAGCTAAGTTTCCGGAGCAGGTCCGCTAGCACCTCCCGCGGGCTCTTCAGCGCCGCATAAACCCACGCGTGCCTCTCAAATCTCTCGCTGCGGGTTTCTCTGTTGTACACTTCCGCGGCGAGGGCGGTCTTCCCCAAGCCGCAAAACCCGACGACGGCGATCACCTTCAGCCGGCTCGGCTGCACCTCAGCCAGCTGCTCCAGCAGCTCCGCGATGGGCTCGTCGACGCCGACCAGATCCGCGTCAAGGATGCGCGGATCGGACGGGGAGGAGGGCGACTCGTCCACCGGCGGGGTGGCAGAGGAGGAGGGCTGGCCGCCGGCCGGGAAGTCGGCCGCGTACCTCTGCTTCCGCTCGTGCGCTTCCCTCGCCATCTGCCTGAGCCGCTGCATCTCCCGAGCGAGCTGCGCACTGGTCTTGAGCGCCTTGGGGGGCCGAAGCCGAACGCTCCGGCGGAGGAAGGACGCCTGCTGCTCCCAGGTGGCGCGATACATGAGGCCGTCGATGCAGTCCTCTATGCCATGGGCCAGCTCGCGCAGGTCCTGGATCGacaggcgcgcggcggcggaggtGTCTGAGAGCTCGTCGTCGTCGATGGCGCCGACGATCATGCGGAGCTCCTTcacgaggaacttgacgtcgctCTTGACGCCCCTGTGCAGCTTGTACTTGTCGTCGATGAGAGAGAAGAGCCTCGGCAGGATGACCTTGATGAATCCGCCCAGAAGAGCCGCCTCCATCGCCGTCTCCTCCACCCAGCTCCCTGGCCGAGAATGTGGGGAGGGAAGAGCAGCTGAACTGTGGGGAGATTATCCTGCAAATATTAGTGGAGAAGATTGGAGAAAGGGGAGCGAGGAGAAAAGAGGACTAGACTCGGGAGGTGGGCCCCGCCGGTTTGTCGACAGCCCAAAATATCTCCCAACCTTTCTATCGTGGACTGGGCGGagtttctcctcctcctccgtcgtaTTCTACCGCTGCGGCGGTGCCTCCTCCTCTGTCCGGCAACCGCATCAACCCTAGCTTAGCTCCAAACCGATGCCAGCGGCTGCTCTTGGTCTGGCCGCCGTGCATCATTTCCACCCATACAGAGCAGCAGCCTCGCCTTCGCCCTCGCCCTCACCCTCACCCTCACCGGCCCTCCCCTCGCTGTAGCGCTGCCGCAGAAGCCGTCGACGAGGCCCGCGCCGGCTGTAGTCCCTATCCCGCTCCCGGCTACATCGATTTGGGGATTTCTGAATTGCTGGGAGGAAGAGGGGATTTCGGTGGCGATGCGGAGAAAAGGCTATTCTGACCGATGGTGTCAGGTATTAGTCAGAGGAGGACTTGTAGTGTCATGGCAGATTGAATGGCCAGGATCAAAAGGAAACCCAAAGGCAGAAGATCTACCGCTGTCAACGTTTATCCATTTCCGTCCTTGTTATTATTTCTATATTCAACTTACTCTCTGTAACCTCAGGCTATATAAGGGGTGGTAACTAGAGGAGATGTATCGATCAACTATTCAGCCAAATATTGGTTATTATCAATACAAGAATACCTTTACATACATACACCATATACACAAGTTCCTCACTGTTCTTGGTGATTTCATACTTTTCCCCAATTTCTTCTTCTTGATCCACTTCAAATCCATGGCTGATCCATCCGGGATCTGACAAATGGTATTCAGAGCCTCTGCTTCCTTGGTATTTTGACTAGATCTGGTTCGGGTTTGTGCTGGTGTTGTGAAATCCCCAATCCCACCCTCCCAAATCGAGCGTTTGTGCGATGGCTTCTTCGTATGGCGTTGATTCCTTGCTTGGTCCGATCTTCGCCGCCACCGCAGCTACTTCACCTCGCTCGTCCACAAACCCAACTTCTCAGATCGGTGCCCTCGTCACCACCGCCACGCGGTCAGTGTCACCATCGTCTTCTCAGTTCAACAAACTAAATGAGATGTGTGATGCAGTGGGCAAGGTCCAGAAGGCAGTCGCTGATTTGGGACATCAGCTATCTGCGTTGTCTCAAGTTCTTCTTGCTGCAGCAGCCCccatcgccaccgccaccgccacctcccatGCCACCGCCGTGGTCGCCACGCCTACAAGCAGGTTTCCCGTTGCAGCAACTGGCACCACCTCAGCATTGGCGCCCACTAGGCGTTCGACTGAATGCTCGAGTAGTGTTTTGACCTCCATCACTGCGCATCCGAGCGGAACGCCTCCTGCAgtcaccaccatctccaccacctCTGTTGCCTGCGTCATCACCGCGCCTCCAACCGGACCCCCTGCGGCAGTCACCACTGCTACTGCTTACCGCGTCATCAGGATGCACTGGAGTGACCTTCGTGTGGTGAATGACATCCCCAGTGAAGTGTCTCTTTCATGTACACAAGCTTCAAAAATGTTGCCCACCAACTGTTTGACTGAATGCCTGAGCGACATTATGTATCTGAAGGAGGCAAGGTTAACAACCAAAACGGCTCACCTATCTCCGCCAGCGACATTGGTCATGCCTGTCATCTCTGTGCGTACATCAACCAACATCAACACCACCAGAACCGTTGGCGTTGGATGCCCAGGACTCCATCTGCATTCCCAGGTCAGCGGCGCTCAAAGCCACTGTCACTGTCGTTCCAATACAGTCCATGGTGACAAGTGCCTTCATAGAAAAATGCCTCGACAAGGACAGCCCAGAGAGGGACATGTCTTTTGTGGCGCTACTATCATGGTTTTCTATCAGCCCTGTGTGCCAGGTGTTTGTCGTTGGTTTCCTTCCTGCAGAGATACGACCACCATGGCGACCACCTCTGGTCTGTAGCAGCCATTTGAGAGCTAGCCCTCTAGTACAGAAGGTATTGTATGCAATAGTCAACAATGACATgaggaaggggagccttggcgcagtggtaaagctgctgccttgtgaccatgaggtcatgggttcaagtcctggaaacagcctcttacagaaatgtagggaaaggctgcgtactatagacccaaagtggtcggacccttccctggaccctgcgcaagcaggagctacatgcaccaggttgcccttttttttagTCAACAATGACATGAGGGTGCAGAATAAAGGAGTCAATGCAAATCTTATATTGCCGTGGAACCCCGGCATACAGTCCGTAGCTGAGCCACACCATGTACAAGATGATGTTATATTGGTTTATGCATATTCTGCTGAGCAGTCCTACCACAAGTGGTTCATTTCACTGAAATATCACTGCCATGTTACTGGTCATTCCCTACCGTATTACGACTTGTATGGAACACGGTTGACCCTGATTACCGTTGGCGTGTGTTCCAACATGATTTTGCTACACACAGTGGAATATCCAGAGTTGGAAGAAAAAAATGGACTGAAGAATGTTACAGCAGCAACAACTGATGAGTGTGTTCTTCCTTTAAAACAGTCCCAGTTTTGTGCCTTTGAATTTTGGGAAGAGCAGCCCAAAAGTGCAGCTACTACAGAAAGCGATGCAAGCAACCCAACAGGGGTTGGTGATCTATATATTGATGGTTCTTTCACTCTCTGGGCCAAAATGTTGTTCATCAATTCTTTGATGCAGAATGAATACTGGAAACTGGAACATCAACCATTAATTGGTCCCAAGAAGGAATTGTTTTCTACTGGTAAAATGTCTTGGTGCCATGTCAATTTTCCAAAATGCCGTAACCAACTCAGCAAGGAAAAAAGAAGGGATAGTAATCAGAGGTATTGTTGATCTTTGTCTGTCGGGTGCTAGTGCTATAGTTGATCACGAGAATCAGATGTACAACAAAGAGAAAACTAAAATTTCACACTGGAAATTCAAAGGAACACCTCTTGAGTTTGACTTCTATGATCAAAGTGAAATCAATATTGAGTTCTTGTTGCTGTCATATGCTGCATCTCAAGTCAAGCGGCTTTTTCCATGGGATCCAGGAGAACATGACCATTTAGTGAAAATTACTGCGATGATACTAGTTGGAACTGCGGGACAGGTTATTTCTGAACTTATCAGCAGCAAAGTGATCACTCAAATGGCCCGATGTAGCACAGAGAATAAGATACCACAGTCGGATGCCTCGCTGTTGCCTTTGTCTGTCGATTGCTTGTACCCATTGGTCAACATCTGTACAAGATCTGTGAGAAGCAATCTGAAAGCTAGCTCTCCAGTTCAGACGTACAATGACATGAAAGTGCAGACTAAAGGAATCTATGCAGCTGTTGTGTTACCATGGGACACTGGCGTACAATCCATTGTATGTACAAATTTTACTACATGTGCTACTGCCAGTTATCTTCCAGGGAAGCATACTCCAGCACATAACATGAACATGGTGCAGGTTTTACAAAAGGAAAGAATTATGGGGCTGTACAAGGATACTGAAGAGATGATTCCCATATCTCTAAGAGACCTACTGAGCATCACTTTCTCATACCAAGATTGTATAGCGCATgaagatctctttcatctgaagcAGCGAGTGTTTCCTAAATTTCCTTCTGATCAAATCTCAATGGAGACATTGACTGTGATAATGGTTGTTGCTACTTCCACTTCTTTTGAACCAGCACGACAAGAATCCAAGTTCATTGTGGTTTCTGCACAAGAGCTCAAGAACATTGTTGTTATTGTACAAGGTCCATACTATACCAATTCTAACCCTACAGGTTGTGGACTATTCTGGGAAACAAACTCTTCATGTTCAACCTTGCGACAATCTGTATCATATATATGGGTGTACAAGCGATTTGACCCAAGAGATCCACCATTGGCATTGTTGTTCAACATGGCGATGCAATCAGGGGAATGCTATGCTACGGTGAAACAAAGGAAGTGTCAGAAGCTCAAACATCTTGAAATCATATGTTGGACGTCTCCAATTTGGATCATATCATTTATGCCTCCCTGAGGCTCAACATTCTGCTCTCAACTCAGTCCAGGGAGAACCACACTTGGGGACAAGTGTGATTTCAAGAGGGATGGAATGTCAGGTATTAGTCAGAGGAGGACTTGTAGTGTCATGGCAGATTGAATGGCCAGGATCAAAAGGAAACCCAAAGGCAGAAGATCTACCGCTGTCAACGTTTATTCATTTCCGTCCTTGTTATTATTTCTATATTCAACTTACTCTCTGTAACCTCAGGCTATATAAGGGGTGGTAACTAGAGGAGATGTATCGATCAACTATTCAGCCAAATATTGGTTATTATCAATACAAGAATACCTTTACATACATACACCATATACACAAGTTCCTCACTGTTCTTGGTGATTTCATACTTTTCCCCAATTTCTTGTTCTTGATCCACTTCAAATCCATGGCTGATCCATCCGGGATCTGACAGATGGACCCCGCAATCGATGCTAAACTTTTTTTTTTTGGAtgaacagggaggctcctccctGGTTCCATTAGCAGAATGAAACCAAAATGGTCTCTGTCTCATACATCAGCTCACTGAAAAGAGCAGTTCAGTAAAAGGAGAACTGAAAGTAAAACGCAGTTTTCTAAGATTGGAGCAGAACTGGTTTTGTGTGTCTAGTTTTTCTCTTATCACATTGCTCTTGCCCTTACATGTCATTCTTCTCCATGCTTTGATTTTTCAGGTAGAGATGAGTTCTTCTCTGTTCGCCACGAGCGCCATGGAGGCTCCCATGAGCTCTTCCCTGGGTGCCATGGGCCCCCTTCTCAGGAAGCTGCATTCGCTGCTAGACCCCGACCACCGGCTGCCCAAGCCACTGAAGCACGGAATCGGGCTCCTCAAGGAAGATTTGGAAGAATTAAGCGCCGGCCTGTTGGAGCAGTCAATGGCGGATTCCCCCAACCAGAAGGCAATGTACTGGATGGATGAGGTGCGTGAACTTTCCTATGAAATAGAGGACTGCATTGACGACATGATGCTGAGGCACACCGGCAATGGCGTCAAGACCAGACCCGTCCGCGGCCACAGGGTCAGTCGTGTCAAGGTGTCTCGGCTTTTCAAGTCGTTGAAGCCGTGCACAAGGGTTTCCAAGATCGCAGAGCTCAGGACCCTGGTGCTGGAGGCAAGTGAACGGCGTGAGAGGTATCATCTTGATGACTGTGCCTCGAGTTCTAGCCGTGTGTTCACTGGGCACAATCGGGTTCCAGGCCTATATGGACATGCGACGGATTTCCTTGTTGGTGTCGATGACCTGAAGATTAAGCTTACCAAGTGGCTTACTGAGGATGCTGATCAACAACTGAAAGTGGTGTGTATAGATGGACCTGCAGGGGTTGGCAAGACCACGCTGGCTAAGCAACTGTACCGTGAGCTTGGAGGGCAGTTCGACTGCTGGGCTTTTGTGCGGGCATCGCGAAGGTCTGACACAAAGAGACTACTTGGGGACATCCTCTCTCAAGTTCAGTGTTGTCAGTTACCCTCTTATTTCTGCGAGGTGCAAAATCTCATTGGCA from Triticum aestivum cultivar Chinese Spring chromosome 4A, IWGSC CS RefSeq v2.1, whole genome shotgun sequence harbors:
- the LOC123086722 gene encoding disease resistance protein RGA4 is translated as MEAALLGGFIKVILPRLFSLIDDKYKLHRGVKSDVKFLVKELRMIVGAIDDDELSDTSAAARLSIQDLRELAHGIEDCIDGLMYRATWEQQASFLRRSVRLRPPKALKTSAQLAREMQRLRQMAREAHERKQRYAADFPAGGQPSSSATPPVDESPSSPSDPRILDADLVGVDEPIAELLEQLAEVQPSRLKVIAVVGFCGLGKTALAAEVYNRETRSERFERHAWVYAALKSPREVLADLLRKLSSDAPSCQGKSVLETSDVGQLCAELKQQLVKKRYFIVIDDIRTEDQWKTIKSALPADKDISSRILVTTTIQSVANACSSSNGYVHKMSRLDKICSKQLFTKKACPDKYSCYKQPDPAEVLKKCDGQPLALVTIGEFLQAKGWPTGPSCEDVCTQIGYHLENDKSFEKMRRVLIHNYTTLPSHALKACLLYFGMFPSNRPIRKKSLLRRWLAEGFVEPQPSPSSPDPIAAFNALMDRNIIEPINLSNNDNVKTCQTYGMMREFILHMSVSQNFVTLFCNDKIEPKYVRRLSLHESSATDADSFSNVDLSLVRSLAIFGKASQTVLDLSKYHLLRVLDLEKCEELKDDHVKDICNLLLLKYLSLGAGVTTIPRDIVKLKHLVSLDVRRTKVHILHVEVFQLPSLIHLFGKFKLPDIVKPKSEVHEFLSKGKSNLETLAGFITDRSGGFLHLMGYMNKLSKLKILCESPAGCADRTDLKEAIQQFIEDEKQANIGSRSLSLHFSKCCEELLNSLKGPCYLSSLKLHGDLAALPQFVVSLRGLKELCLSSTKLTTGVLEALSNLSYLQYLKLVAHDLDKFIVRDQAFCRLLRLSLELQCPTFPTIEEGALPFLVTLQLLCKDLHGLSDLKIEYLKHLKEVTLDPRVTPTTRRTWEKAAREHPNRPKVLLLKSVDAAQSEIADYTIASEPTECAIQESSIPALLNQGLVASSSVMSKQSTSVLSNMGLSEVSSALT
- the LOC123086723 gene encoding uncharacterized protein, yielding MASSYGVDSLLGPIFAATAATSPRSSTNPTSQIGALVTTATRSVSPSSSQFNKLNEMCDAVGKVQKAVADLGHQLSALSQVLLAAAAPIATATATSHATAVVATPTSRFPVAATGTTSALAPTRRSTECSSSVLTSITAHPSGTPPAVTTISTTSVACVITAPPTGPPAAVTTATAYRVIRMHWSDLRVVNDIPSEVSLSCTQASKMLPTNCLTECLSDIMYLKEARLTTKTAHLSPPATLVMPVISVRTSTNINTTRTVGVGCPGLHLHSQVSGAQSHCHCRSNTVHGDKCLHRKMPRQGQPREGHVFCGATIMVFYQPCVPGVCRWFPSCRDTTTMATTSGL